From Saccharibacillus brassicae:
GGACGGGTACGCGGCGATCACGACAAACCGCTTCGGCGAAGGCACGGCGACTTACGTCGGCTTCCTGCCGACCGAAGGGCTGCTGCTGCGCCTGTTCGAGCGGGTGCTGCGCGAAGCGGGGCTGTGGGGCGAAGACCAGAAGCTCAAGTTCCCGCTGGTCGTCAAATCGGGCGTGAACGCGGCAGGCTGCCGCGTGCGCTATTTCCTCAACTATTCCGGCGAGCCGGCGGGATTGCGATACGGCTACCGCGACGGCAGGGAACTGGTGTCGGGCGAAGACGTCAGGCACGGCCAGATGCTGAACCTGCCGGCCTGGGGCTTCGCGATCGTCGAAGACCGCGAAAGCGCGGCCTGCTCGGCGGCGATGGAAGACGGCGTGGCCAAGGATTGAAGATCGGCGGATCGAAAGGTTAAAGGATTGAAAGGTTAAAAGATTGAAGGATTTTAGAGGGTGGGCGTTCGTCGGGCACGGAGGCGGAGAAGACGGGCGGAGGCCCGTCTTTTTGGCGTGGCGCGGAGGGCCCGTCAGGCAAGCCTAAAGTACCTTTTTACATCCAAGCGCGCTATGATGGAAAAACGACACGCCGAGGCGTGCGCAGACGAAGACGAAGGAGGAACTTTTGATGATGGAGACGCATGAGTATATCCTGACCGGCGAAGAACTGACGGTGACGATCAAGGCGCCGGAGACGTGTACGGGAACGCGGTTCGACCGCACGGGCTGGATTACGCAGGTAAGACTGGAGAGCGCGGGCATCGACTTTTGCGTGCCGGAGAGTCTCGTTGCGGGGCAGGGAACGGGCGGCGAAGGGTTGTCCGGCGAGTTCGGCATCGAACGGGCGATCGGCTACGAAGAAGCCCGGCCGGGCGAAACGTTCGTCAAACTCGGCATCGGCGCGCTGACGCGGATCGACGACGAGAGTTACAATTTTGCGCGCACGTATCCGGTCGAAGCGTACGAAGTCCGGACGGAGACCGAAGCGGCGCGGATGACCTTCGTGTCGGAAGCACCGGAGCATAACGGCTATGGCGCGGCGCTCGTCAAGACGATCGAAATCGACGGACGCAGCCTGCATATCCGGTACAAACTGACCAATACGGGCACGAAAAGTTTTTCGACCAGCGAATACGTACATAACTTCATGGGCATCGGCGGGCATCCGGTCGGGCCGGATTACGTGCTGAACCTGCCGTACGAACCGAAGCTTAGGCTGCTGGGCGACGGGGGCGTGGAAGACAAGCTGGAATTGTCGGCCGGGCGGATGGCGTGGAACGCCGAAGCGGGCGGCGAATATTACGCGCTGTTCGGCGGCTTCGCGGCGGGCGAAGCGCCCTATTGGGAGCTGCTGCACGTACCGAGCGGAGCGGGCGTGCGCGAGCGCGGCGACTTCGACGCGTCCAAGTTCGCCGTATGGGGTTCGGGGCATGTGGTCGCGCCCGAAGTGTTTATCGAGCTGAATCTTGCGCCGGGCGAGACGCGCGAGTGGACGCGGACGTACGACTTTTTCGCATAAGGAGTGGGGATCATGAACGCGGCCAAAAGCAAACCGGACCGGCTCTTCTTTCCTTCGGTTCGTCTCTGCCGGGCGGAGTTCCGGGGCGAGGGCGTTCTTCGTCCCAGAGAGCTGGACAAATGCGGTCTGCTTGCGGTCGAAAGCGGCCGGGCGGCTTTGTCGATCGACGGGCGTACCCATACGGCGGAAGCGGGCGACCGGTTCTGGCTGGTCCCCGGAACCGCGCTCGGCGGACGCTGGGAAGCGGGATTTCGCGTCACGCTGCTGCTGTTCTCCTGCTGCCGCATGCAGAAATACGCCGGGCAGTGGTTGGCGGCGGAAGCCGAACTTCCCGCTTCGGGAAGATTGGAACGGTCGGCCGGGCTTCCGGAGCGCCTGCCGGGAATGGCGGGGGAAGCGCCGCCTCGCGACCGGCTGGAACTCAAGCATGCGCTGCACCGCTGGATGAACGTACGCCGGGCGGAATCGGCGGCAGGTGATAGGCAGAACGGACTTTTGAAAAGCACGGAGGAAGAAGCCGGGCGGTCCGGGATCGATCTCGCTTTGGCGTACATGTCCGGGCATTATGCGCGGGAAGTGAGTATCGAGGAGATGGCCGTTCGATCCGGAATGAGCGTCAATCATTTTATTCGGACGTTCAAGGCCCGAACCGGACGGACTCCGGCCCAGTATCTGCTGCATCTGCGAATGACCCGGGCGAAGCAGCTGCTGTTCTCAAGCGACAAGATCAAGACGATTGCGCGAAGCGTCGGCTACAAGGACGAGCATTATTTCAGCCGGGCGTTCAAAAAGTCGGAAGGCATTGCCCCCGGCCAATATATGAAGCGAAGCGATCTGCGGATTGCAACCGTCTACTACGGGCTTGACGACTATCTGACGACGCTCGGCATTTCGCCTGTCGCGGTATTGTCTTACGAGCGGAGGCTTCCGCGAATCGGCGAATCGGCCCCGGCGAAGTCTGATGAATCGGGAGCATCCGTCCGGCTCGACAGTTCGGCGTTCAGTTATGCCAAGCTGGGACGAGCCGCGCCGGATCTGATCCTGACCAGCAGCCGCCTGGACGCCGACGCGCAGTTGGAGCGGATGGCTCCGACCGTCACTCTCGCCTACTCCAATGACCTGGTGCGGCAGCTTAGGCAGATGGGCGGCATCTTCGGTCGGCAGAATGAAGCGGAAGACTGGATAGGCCGGTACGAAGCGAAGCGGAAAAGCATGCGCGTACAGCTGACAGCCCAAGCGGGGCGCAGGATGACGGCTTATTATATTCGGGTCGGTGCGACATTGTGCCGCGTATACGGAGCGCTGAATCAGACAGGAGCGCTGCTGTACGACGATCTCGGTTTGCAGCTTCCCGACCATTTTCCGGCAGGCGAATGGGCGTTGAATATCGGTCCCGGGCAGCTTCCCCTTTTCGATGCGGACTGGCTGTTTATGGCGGTGGAACCGACGCCGGAAGCGGCGGGACGCATGCGCGCGATCGAAGCTTCCGAAGAGTGGCAGTCGCTTCGGGCGGTCAGGGAAGGGCGGGTCTGCGATGCGCAGGGACTTTTGTTAAAAGCGCTTGGCCCGGCGGGCCGTCTCGAGGCGATGCACGAACTGTTTGACCGAATGACCGAAGAAACCGGGTGAATTTGTCCATACAAAATCGGCGATAATGTCCATTGAACCGAAGGCGCTTCTTCCCTAGTATAGAGTGATAATGATTATCACTTATAGGGGGATGAACCGTGCAGCATACAAGAAACGGATCGAATACGGGAAAAAAGAACAGGCCCAGCAGAGAAAATAGAGAAAGCGGGAGCGGTAAGACTGGTTTCGGCGCTACACGCGTATCGTTCGCTGCGGGCTGGATGCTGCTGATTGCGGCGGTACTGATGCTCTCCGCCTGCGGATCGGCCATGCCGAATTCACAGACAGGGAAGACCGAAGCGGCGGCACAAACAGAAGCCGCTTCGGAGACAAAAGCGTCTTCCGGCGAAGCCGCGACTTCGGAAGCGGAAACTTCTTCTTCCGCCGACAGCGGAAAGTCAGCCACGATGGCGATTACGCATCTGAAAGGAACGGCGGAAATTCCGGCTTCGCCGAAACGGGTCGTCTCTTTGTCCGCCGCGTATATCGACCATATGCTGACGATCGGCGAGAAGCCGGTGGGCGTCAATACGGAAGATCGCTACGGCGGCGATTACCTGCCTTATCTGGCGGACGAGCTTGAAGGCGTGGCTACGGTCGGATCGGCCGAAGCGCCGAATCTGGAAGCGATTCTGCTGCTGGACCCGGATGTGATTCTGGTCGAAAGCCGGACAGGCGAGACGACCTACGAGCAGTTGAACAAGATTGCACCGACTGTCGTCTTGGGCAACGAATGGAAAGACTACGACGAAGATCCCGACTTTTGGACGGAAGACTTGTTGAAAATTGCGGAGATGTACGGCAAGACCGGGTTGGCACAGGAGAAAATTGCCGAACTCGACAAGAAAACGGCGGAG
This genomic window contains:
- a CDS encoding helix-turn-helix domain-containing protein; this translates as MNAAKSKPDRLFFPSVRLCRAEFRGEGVLRPRELDKCGLLAVESGRAALSIDGRTHTAEAGDRFWLVPGTALGGRWEAGFRVTLLLFSCCRMQKYAGQWLAAEAELPASGRLERSAGLPERLPGMAGEAPPRDRLELKHALHRWMNVRRAESAAGDRQNGLLKSTEEEAGRSGIDLALAYMSGHYAREVSIEEMAVRSGMSVNHFIRTFKARTGRTPAQYLLHLRMTRAKQLLFSSDKIKTIARSVGYKDEHYFSRAFKKSEGIAPGQYMKRSDLRIATVYYGLDDYLTTLGISPVAVLSYERRLPRIGESAPAKSDESGASVRLDSSAFSYAKLGRAAPDLILTSSRLDADAQLERMAPTVTLAYSNDLVRQLRQMGGIFGRQNEAEDWIGRYEAKRKSMRVQLTAQAGRRMTAYYIRVGATLCRVYGALNQTGALLYDDLGLQLPDHFPAGEWALNIGPGQLPLFDADWLFMAVEPTPEAAGRMRAIEASEEWQSLRAVREGRVCDAQGLLLKALGPAGRLEAMHELFDRMTEETG
- a CDS encoding iron-siderophore ABC transporter substrate-binding protein gives rise to the protein MLLIAAVLMLSACGSAMPNSQTGKTEAAAQTEAASETKASSGEAATSEAETSSSADSGKSATMAITHLKGTAEIPASPKRVVSLSAAYIDHMLTIGEKPVGVNTEDRYGGDYLPYLADELEGVATVGSAEAPNLEAILLLDPDVILVESRTGETTYEQLNKIAPTVVLGNEWKDYDEDPDFWTEDLLKIAEMYGKTGLAQEKIAELDKKTAEVRVQVEQSEHRKLAYIRVRDKLLQIYAQNGHPTNGLLYHDLGFEPSSLTPIDQREDLSLEGVADLDANRLILEVDPNGADFLAAAQKSSVWKNVPAVQQARVYETDSFWLFKSWGVIGRTEILEDVRKQVE